The Vulpes vulpes isolate BD-2025 chromosome 8, VulVul3, whole genome shotgun sequence genome has a window encoding:
- the MORN2 gene encoding MORN repeat-containing protein 2, whose amino-acid sequence MPTPGTFLPANTQTQMTRDKKGNPSLSNATLYPSSRDADNPGSCWCRPTGPGRPACIPPGRTLLPPRAPGEGGGGRLRTPTTTAASRPRTQAHIPGPRNGRPRWVRSLLPGAAVGGSAQRRGVPPGLRHPPRPHLERLRRGPPAAAQPAVPRRPGNQGALRTHLALGSLNAVELAAQEESRSQENLCRTPLSTAEVYKINFIFPNGDKYDGDCTRTSSGIFERNGIGIHTTPNGIVYTGSWKDDKMNGFGRLEHFSGAVYEGHFKDNMFHGLGTYTFPTGAKYTGNFNENRVEGEGQYTDIQGLEWCGNFHFTAAPGLKLKLHM is encoded by the exons ATGCCCACACCTGGTACCTTTCTTCCAGCAAACACTCAGACCCAGATGACAAGGGACAAGAAAGGAAACCCGAGCCTCTCCAATGCAACTCTTTACCCCTCCAGCCGGGACGCGGACAACCCGGGATCCTGCTGGTGCAGACCCACCGGCCCCGGGCGGCCTGCCTGCATCCCACCCGGCCGGACGCTCCTCCCACCCCGAGCACccggggagggaggcgggggacGGCTCCGCACACCGACAACCACGGCGGCGAGCCGACcacgcacacaggcacacatcCCCGGTCCGCGGAACGGGAGGCCGCGGTGGGTTCGCAGCCTGCTTCCCGGGGCGGCGGTCGGAGGCAGCGCCCAAAGGCGAGGGGTCCCGCCAGGGCTTCGCCACCCACCGCGACCTCACCTGGAGCGGCTCCGCCGCGGCCCTCCTGCAGCAGCACAACCTGCT GTGCCTCGTCGCCCCGGCAACCAGGGCGCGCTCCGCACCCACTTAGCACTTGGTTCCCTCAATGCGGTAGAGCTGGCGGCCCAGGAGGAATCGCGGAGTCAAGAAAATCTCTGCCGCACACCTCTGTCGA CTGCTGAAGTGTATAAGATAAACTTCATATTTCCAAATGGAGACAAGTATG ATGGTGACTGTACAAGAACATCTTCTGGAATCTTTGAGAGAAATGGAATAGGTATTCATACCACTCCTAATGGGATTGTCTACACAGGAAGCTGGAAAGATGACAAG ATGAATGGTTTTGGAAGACTTGAGCATTTTTCGGGAGCAGTGTATGAAGGACACTTTAAGGACAATATGTTTCATGGACTGGGGACATATACATTTCCAACTGGGGCAAAGTATACTGGAAACTTCAATGAAAATAG GGTGGAAGGTGAAGGACAATATACTGATATCCAAGGACTAGAATGGTGTGGTAACTTTCATTTCACTGCTGCTCCAGGCCTGAAACTAAAGCTCCACATGTAG